The following are from one region of the Achromobacter xylosoxidans genome:
- a CDS encoding TonB-dependent receptor: protein MAYLPAGRASGSRPARGLQCRMTRLAAAVHAALALAAVSAALLPARAAWAQSAQQTQARGYRIPAGALAEALPRFADSAGVTVLFDAALVGQRRTAGLDGVYSVNEGFARLLAGSGLGVQERSARVYVLQALSADVTQLAPVQVEGEGAPVAPAWETSTDRKRLDELQVKNWSDFGKRAEPGVSFNRTTNSINIRGLDQDRVLTRVDGIRLPWLDDGARGLKGGLEAVDFNSLSRLDIVRGADASGGGSGAISGTADLHTLQPSDLLTDGKTFGALAKTDYDTADSSWGANAALAGQIHSNTFWLVQAGVRNGHALDNRGDVGGYGPKRSEPSPEDYDQRSFLLKLQQRVEGGHRFGLTGEYFKRNADIDSMFEQGAGTSYLYGENSTRKETERQRVSFDYSYKAPGADSLIDTASAVVYWQRLQLDSSLSGVRSVDSRAYAIPGDPFRYGYPSGPYGRSNSIRQTMFGANAEITKRLAGASVSQLWTVGGEWYGNKTEQYSGGYDNCPAIPAGTRAPMGPRLCDMLHTNQADVPQSKGNQWALWVQDEFSFADGRYTIMPALRYDHYEQKPQSTASYESNPNAGALPPSNSGSRFSPKLLATWKAADELSLYAQYAYGFKAPSPTQLYTNYGGPGTYLRVGNPYLKPETSKGWELGAKIGSDSLGGAVSLFDNRYQNFIDGDVPLNASSPQWQPGWAGQYPLGVTGNVNRAKVRIYGAEASAHWKFSPGWRTWGSLAWAVGKDESTGQYLNSVAPLKAVLGLGYSRDAWGVDAMLTTALKRDKVEYPEATATARNPDFQAPGYGVVDLMGYWRPAAVKGLQVQAGVFNLFDKKYWEAINVPTAGAIAIPRPVDWYTEPGRSLRVSLTYQY from the coding sequence ATGGCTTATCTTCCCGCCGGCCGCGCAAGCGGCTCCCGACCCGCCCGAGGCCTGCAATGCCGCATGACCCGCCTGGCCGCCGCCGTGCATGCCGCCCTGGCGCTGGCTGCCGTGTCCGCCGCCTTGCTGCCCGCAAGGGCCGCGTGGGCGCAGTCCGCGCAGCAGACGCAGGCGCGCGGCTATCGCATTCCGGCGGGTGCGCTGGCCGAGGCGCTGCCGCGCTTTGCCGACAGCGCGGGCGTGACGGTGCTGTTCGACGCGGCGCTGGTGGGCCAGCGCCGCACGGCGGGGCTCGACGGGGTCTATTCCGTGAATGAAGGCTTTGCGCGCTTGCTGGCGGGCAGCGGCCTGGGTGTGCAGGAGCGCAGCGCCCGCGTTTACGTGTTGCAGGCATTGTCCGCGGACGTGACGCAGTTGGCGCCGGTCCAGGTGGAAGGCGAGGGCGCGCCGGTCGCACCGGCCTGGGAAACCAGCACCGACCGCAAGCGCCTGGACGAACTGCAGGTCAAGAACTGGAGCGATTTCGGCAAGCGCGCCGAGCCTGGCGTGAGCTTCAACCGCACGACCAACAGCATCAATATCCGCGGCCTGGACCAGGACCGTGTGCTGACGCGCGTGGACGGTATCCGCCTGCCATGGCTGGACGACGGCGCGCGCGGCCTGAAGGGCGGCCTGGAAGCGGTGGATTTCAACAGCCTGTCGCGATTGGACATCGTGCGCGGCGCCGACGCCAGCGGCGGCGGCTCTGGCGCGATTTCCGGCACTGCCGACCTGCACACGCTGCAACCGTCTGACCTGCTGACCGACGGCAAGACCTTCGGCGCGCTGGCCAAGACCGACTACGACACGGCCGACAGCAGCTGGGGCGCCAACGCCGCGCTGGCGGGCCAGATCCACAGCAACACGTTCTGGCTGGTGCAGGCGGGCGTACGCAACGGCCATGCCCTGGACAATCGCGGCGACGTCGGCGGCTATGGACCCAAGCGCAGCGAACCCAGCCCGGAAGACTACGACCAGCGCAGCTTCCTTCTGAAGCTGCAGCAGCGCGTCGAAGGCGGCCACCGCTTCGGCCTGACCGGCGAATACTTCAAGCGCAACGCCGACATCGACAGCATGTTCGAGCAGGGCGCGGGCACCAGCTATCTGTACGGCGAAAACAGCACCCGCAAGGAAACCGAGCGCCAGCGCGTGTCCTTCGATTACTCGTACAAGGCGCCCGGCGCGGACAGCCTGATCGACACGGCCAGCGCGGTCGTTTATTGGCAGCGCCTGCAGCTGGACAGCTCGCTGAGCGGCGTGCGCAGCGTCGATTCCCGGGCCTACGCCATACCGGGCGATCCGTTCCGTTACGGCTATCCCAGCGGGCCATATGGCCGCAGCAACTCCATCCGTCAGACCATGTTCGGCGCCAATGCCGAGATCACCAAGCGTCTGGCAGGCGCGTCGGTGTCGCAGTTGTGGACCGTGGGCGGGGAATGGTACGGCAACAAGACCGAGCAGTACTCCGGCGGCTACGACAATTGCCCGGCGATCCCGGCAGGCACGCGGGCGCCGATGGGTCCGCGCCTGTGCGACATGCTGCACACCAACCAGGCCGACGTGCCGCAGTCCAAGGGCAACCAGTGGGCTCTGTGGGTGCAGGACGAATTCAGCTTCGCCGACGGCCGCTACACTATCATGCCGGCGCTGCGCTACGACCACTACGAACAGAAGCCGCAGTCCACGGCCAGCTACGAAAGCAACCCGAACGCGGGCGCGCTGCCGCCGTCCAACAGCGGCAGCCGTTTTTCGCCCAAGCTGCTGGCCACCTGGAAGGCCGCGGACGAACTCAGCCTCTATGCCCAATACGCATACGGCTTCAAGGCGCCCAGCCCGACGCAGCTCTACACCAACTATGGCGGCCCCGGCACCTACCTGCGCGTGGGCAATCCCTATCTGAAGCCTGAAACCAGCAAGGGCTGGGAGCTGGGCGCCAAGATCGGTTCCGATTCCCTGGGCGGCGCGGTATCGTTGTTCGACAACCGCTACCAGAACTTCATCGACGGCGACGTGCCGCTGAACGCGTCCTCGCCCCAGTGGCAGCCGGGCTGGGCCGGACAGTACCCCTTGGGCGTGACCGGCAACGTCAACCGCGCCAAGGTGCGCATCTACGGCGCCGAAGCCAGCGCGCACTGGAAGTTTTCGCCCGGCTGGCGCACCTGGGGTTCGCTGGCGTGGGCCGTGGGCAAGGACGAAAGCACGGGGCAGTACCTGAACTCGGTGGCGCCGCTGAAGGCGGTGCTGGGCCTGGGCTATAGCCGCGATGCGTGGGGCGTGGACGCCATGCTGACCACCGCCCTGAAGCGCGACAAGGTCGAGTACCCCGAGGCCACGGCCACGGCCCGCAATCCCGATTTCCAGGCGCCCGGCTACGGCGTGGTGGACCTGATGGGCTATTGGCGTCCGGCCGCGGTGAAGGGCCTGCAGGTGCAGGCGGGCGTTTTCAACCTGTTCGACAAGAAGTATTGGGAGGCCATCAACGTGCCGACCGCCGGCGCCATCGCCATTCCGCGGCCGGTCGATTGGTACACGGAACCGGGACGCAGCCTGCGCGTCTCACTGACATACCAGTATTGA
- a CDS encoding hemin-degrading factor, translated as MSNTDFTSRAQELRARNEALAASQPKLRARNLAQALGVSEAEWVAAQCGGLKATALHGTPQEIFRELGTLGPVMALTRNDWCVHERRGVYEDIQAEGPVGLVLGPDIDLRVFFTTWKSAWAVEQDGRHSLQFFDGAGVAVHKVYRTDATDAAAYDALVAKFAGEAQWPETQPYAPAADADRVENSAQWREAWLGMQDTHEFFPLLRKFKVSRLAALAGAGEDLAQQVPADAVERMLESAAQSGLSIMCFVGNRGMIQIHTGPVQQLRRTGPWYNVLDPKFNLHLDTTAIASAWVVNKPTSDGWVTSLELYASTGDLIAQFFGERKPGKPELTQWRELMISLCSVPLAA; from the coding sequence ATGAGCAACACCGATTTCACGTCCCGCGCCCAGGAACTGCGCGCCCGCAACGAGGCCCTGGCCGCCTCGCAACCCAAGCTGCGCGCCCGCAATCTGGCGCAGGCGCTGGGAGTGTCCGAAGCCGAATGGGTGGCGGCGCAATGCGGCGGCCTGAAGGCCACGGCCCTGCACGGCACGCCTCAGGAAATCTTCCGCGAACTGGGCACGCTGGGCCCGGTCATGGCGCTTACCCGCAACGACTGGTGTGTGCACGAGCGCCGTGGCGTGTATGAGGATATCCAGGCCGAAGGTCCGGTAGGCCTGGTGCTCGGACCGGACATCGACCTGCGCGTGTTCTTCACGACCTGGAAGTCGGCCTGGGCAGTCGAACAGGACGGCCGCCACAGCCTGCAGTTCTTCGATGGCGCGGGCGTGGCGGTGCACAAGGTCTACCGCACCGACGCTACCGACGCCGCCGCCTACGATGCCCTGGTCGCCAAGTTCGCGGGCGAGGCGCAATGGCCCGAGACCCAGCCCTATGCGCCCGCCGCCGACGCCGACCGGGTCGAGAACAGCGCGCAGTGGCGCGAAGCCTGGCTGGGCATGCAGGACACGCACGAGTTCTTTCCCCTGCTGCGCAAGTTCAAGGTGTCGCGCCTGGCCGCCCTGGCGGGCGCGGGCGAGGATCTGGCGCAGCAGGTGCCGGCCGATGCCGTCGAACGCATGCTCGAATCCGCGGCGCAGTCCGGCCTGTCCATCATGTGCTTCGTGGGCAACCGCGGCATGATCCAGATCCATACCGGCCCGGTGCAGCAATTGCGCCGCACCGGCCCCTGGTACAACGTGCTGGACCCGAAGTTCAACCTGCACCTGGATACCACCGCCATTGCCTCGGCCTGGGTGGTGAACAAGCCGACCTCGGACGGTTGGGTCACCTCGCTGGAGCTGTATGCCTCGACGGGCGACCTGATCGCGCAGTTCTTCGGCGAGCGCAAGCCCGGCAAGCCGGAACTGACGCAATGGCGCGAACTGATGATCAGCCTGTGCAGCGTGCCGCTGGCCGCCTGA
- a CDS encoding hemin ABC transporter substrate-binding protein: protein MKKWLAMAAGWAIALGAYAAPPARVVTLGGTVTEIVYQLGQGGKLVGDDLSSLYPEAATRLPRVGYYRSVPVEGVLSLKPDLVLASEQAGPPDSLKRLADVGVRVVTVSDAPSVDSLKSRIRGIADALGVAPAGERMVEDVTRELARAEAVPATRARALLLINRTGSPQGAGRDTAANEVMHLAGLVNVLQDQHGYKPLSAEAMGALAPDLIIVTQASLDAGGGMDAFLRMPGIASTQAAAKRRIVVMDDLLILGMGPRLPLALTQLKQEVAHVMAR, encoded by the coding sequence ATGAAAAAATGGTTGGCAATGGCGGCGGGCTGGGCAATCGCGCTCGGCGCGTACGCGGCGCCGCCCGCCCGGGTAGTGACCCTGGGCGGCACCGTGACCGAAATCGTGTATCAGCTGGGGCAGGGCGGCAAGCTGGTGGGAGACGATCTCTCCAGCCTCTATCCCGAGGCCGCGACCAGGCTGCCGCGCGTCGGCTACTACCGTTCGGTACCCGTGGAAGGCGTCTTGTCGCTAAAGCCGGATCTGGTGCTGGCCTCTGAGCAGGCCGGCCCGCCGGACTCGCTCAAGCGGCTGGCGGACGTCGGCGTGCGCGTCGTCACCGTGTCGGACGCGCCGTCGGTGGATTCGCTCAAGTCGCGCATCCGCGGCATTGCGGACGCGCTGGGCGTGGCGCCGGCGGGCGAACGCATGGTGGAAGACGTCACGCGCGAGCTCGCGCGCGCCGAGGCTGTGCCCGCGACGCGCGCGCGGGCGCTGCTGCTGATCAACCGCACGGGCTCGCCGCAAGGCGCCGGCCGCGACACCGCCGCCAACGAAGTCATGCACCTGGCGGGGCTGGTGAACGTGCTGCAAGATCAGCATGGCTATAAGCCCTTGTCCGCCGAGGCCATGGGCGCGCTGGCGCCTGACCTGATCATCGTGACGCAGGCATCGCTGGACGCCGGCGGCGGCATGGACGCCTTCCTGCGCATGCCCGGCATCGCGTCCACCCAGGCGGCCGCGAAGCGGCGCATCGTGGTGATGGACGACCTGCTCATCCTGGGCATGGGACCGCGCCTGCCGCTGGCGCTGACCCAGCTCAAGCAGGAGGTTGCGCATGTCATGGCGCGTTAG